The Staphylococcus carnosus genome has a segment encoding these proteins:
- the miaA gene encoding tRNA (adenosine(37)-N6)-dimethylallyltransferase MiaA translates to MTANKPLLVVIVGPTAVGKTELSIELAKKIGGEIISGDSIQVYRGMDIGTAKVTKEEMQGVPHYLIDILDPDEPFSAFAFKERAQKLITEITERGHIPIIAGGTGLYIQSLIYDYPFDKEEISPEKEQEVKEKMAQLESLSNEALHDYLKSFDPDSAEDIHPNNRKRVLRAVEYYLKTKKLLSYRKKTVQFTENYDTLLIGVEMSREILYQRINCRVDSMLEHGLLQEVEQLMNQGYTSCQSMQAIGYKELIPAVNHEIPINQAVDKLKQHSRNYAKRQMTWFKNKMDVQWFDRAQTSLPLILDEITARIKKRRES, encoded by the coding sequence ATGACAGCAAATAAACCCTTGTTAGTAGTAATAGTGGGACCTACAGCTGTAGGAAAAACGGAATTAAGCATAGAATTAGCTAAAAAAATAGGAGGTGAAATTATCAGCGGTGATTCTATACAAGTCTATAGAGGCATGGATATTGGAACAGCAAAAGTGACAAAAGAAGAAATGCAGGGTGTGCCGCATTATTTAATTGACATTTTAGATCCTGATGAGCCTTTTTCTGCATTTGCTTTTAAAGAACGTGCACAAAAATTGATAACAGAAATTACAGAACGCGGTCATATTCCAATTATTGCCGGCGGAACTGGATTATACATACAATCATTAATTTACGACTATCCTTTCGATAAAGAAGAAATCTCTCCTGAAAAAGAGCAGGAAGTTAAAGAAAAGATGGCGCAGCTAGAATCTCTATCTAACGAAGCACTGCACGACTATTTAAAGTCTTTTGATCCAGATTCTGCTGAAGATATTCATCCTAATAATCGCAAAAGAGTATTGCGTGCGGTGGAATATTACTTGAAAACAAAAAAACTTTTAAGTTATCGGAAGAAAACAGTACAATTTACAGAAAATTATGATACATTATTAATAGGGGTAGAAATGTCGCGCGAAATATTGTATCAACGAATAAATTGTCGTGTGGATAGCATGTTAGAACACGGTTTATTACAAGAAGTAGAGCAGCTGATGAATCAGGGCTATACATCCTGTCAAAGTATGCAGGCCATCGGATATAAGGAACTTATACCGGCTGTCAATCATGAAATTCCAATTAACCAAGCGGTAGATAAGTTGAAACAGCATTCAAGAAATTATGCTAAACGACAAATGACTTGGTTTAAAAATAAAATGGATGTTCAATGGTTTGATAGAGCTCAAACATCGCTTCCATTGATATTAGATGAAATTACTGCCCGAATAAAGAAAAGGAGAGAGAGTTAA
- a CDS encoding alpha/beta hydrolase: MCPNTFKVTVEDGTNIEVKLDKANKERIGIVHIFHGMAEHMGRYDLFVESLNQQGYDVIRHNHRGHGKDIIERERGHYDSIQIVASDAYEILQTLYPEREGLPYIVLGHSMGSIIARKYVEMYPDTAQGLILTGTGLFPKIKGNFLVVGMKLIATILGKRRRLQWVNDLAFKPFNKRIPDAETNSDWLSTRRDEVDKYCDDPYCGFLVSNQVIYETLHEMMKTSKPSEIKKMNPDLPVLLISGKEDPFGDYSKGIRRLGVVMKRNGIHHITVQLYRHKRHEILFEEDYNQTWNNMYDWIKKNILKKNKASEQNDSK; the protein is encoded by the coding sequence ATGTGTCCAAATACTTTTAAAGTAACAGTTGAAGATGGTACTAATATTGAAGTTAAACTCGATAAAGCCAACAAAGAAAGAATCGGTATCGTACATATTTTTCATGGTATGGCTGAACACATGGGAAGATATGACTTATTTGTTGAGTCGTTAAATCAACAAGGCTATGATGTTATTCGTCACAATCATCGCGGCCACGGCAAAGACATTATTGAAAGAGAACGCGGTCATTATGACAGCATTCAAATTGTGGCCTCAGATGCTTATGAAATCTTGCAAACCTTATATCCAGAACGTGAAGGACTTCCCTATATTGTATTAGGCCATTCAATGGGGTCTATTATTGCACGTAAGTATGTCGAAATGTATCCAGATACTGCTCAAGGTTTGATTCTGACAGGTACAGGCTTGTTCCCGAAAATTAAAGGGAACTTTTTAGTGGTTGGAATGAAACTGATTGCGACAATATTAGGTAAAAGACGCAGACTGCAGTGGGTGAATGATTTAGCATTCAAGCCTTTTAATAAACGAATACCTGATGCAGAAACTAATAGTGATTGGTTATCTACGAGAAGAGATGAAGTTGATAAATATTGTGATGATCCGTATTGCGGATTTTTAGTTTCAAACCAGGTGATATATGAAACACTTCATGAAATGATGAAAACAAGCAAACCTTCTGAAATTAAAAAAATGAACCCTGATTTGCCAGTTCTTTTAATTTCAGGTAAAGAAGATCCATTTGGTGATTACAGTAAAGGAATCCGCAGATTAGGCGTTGTGATGAAACGTAATGGTATTCATCATATTACAGTTCAGCTTTATCGACATAAACGTCATGAAATACTTTTTGAAGAAGATTATAACCAAACATGGAATAACATGTACGACTGGATTAAGAAAAATATATTGAAGAAAAATAAAGCGAGTGAACAAAATGACAGCAAATAA
- a CDS encoding glycerol-3-phosphate dehydrogenase/oxidase produces the protein MSLSTLKRNEIKDNFKNKEYDIVIIGGGITGAGVALDASQRGMKVALVEMQDFAQGTSSRSTKLVHGGLRYLKQLQVGVVAETGRERAIVYENGPHVTTPEWMLLPMHKGGTFGKFSTSIGLAMYDRLAGVKKSERKKMLSKKETLAKEPLVKKDGLKGGGYYVEYRTDDARLTIEVLKRAAEKGADILNYTKSMNFTYDDKEKVNGIQVTDMITDEPYTIHAKKVINASGPWVDEVRSADYSKNNKQLRLTKGVHIVIDQSKFPLQQAVYFDTEKDGRMIFAIPREEKAYIGTTDTFYNNDKTSPLPTQEDRDYLIDAVNYMFPGLDIEDKDIESSWAGVRPLILEEGKDPSEISRKDEIWEGKSGLLTIAGGKLTGYRHMAKGIVDLVSKRLQQEYKLKFKPCETKELKISGGDVGGSANYEQFVKEKTAEGEEYNLDHKTAEDIVRRYGSNADTLYQIAYTAQYQNSGLPIEIYAELVYGIQNEMVYKPTDFLIRRTGMLYFDIEDVKKYKDAVIDVMSQLLNYDAEQRALYVEELNEAIEEATHGNNQPAEK, from the coding sequence ATGAGTTTATCAACTTTAAAAAGAAATGAAATTAAAGACAATTTTAAGAACAAAGAGTATGACATCGTAATTATTGGTGGAGGTATTACAGGTGCTGGGGTTGCCTTAGATGCTTCACAACGCGGAATGAAAGTAGCGCTTGTTGAAATGCAAGACTTTGCGCAAGGAACAAGCTCTCGTTCAACTAAATTAGTACATGGCGGTTTACGTTACTTAAAACAGCTGCAAGTTGGGGTTGTAGCTGAAACTGGACGTGAAAGAGCAATCGTTTATGAAAATGGACCGCATGTAACAACACCAGAGTGGATGTTATTGCCAATGCATAAAGGTGGTACATTCGGTAAATTCTCTACTTCTATCGGTTTAGCAATGTATGACCGTTTAGCAGGAGTTAAAAAATCAGAACGTAAAAAAATGTTGAGTAAAAAAGAAACGTTAGCTAAAGAACCATTAGTGAAAAAAGATGGTCTTAAAGGCGGCGGTTATTATGTAGAATATCGTACTGACGATGCGCGTTTAACAATTGAAGTATTAAAACGTGCAGCTGAAAAAGGTGCAGATATTTTAAATTATACAAAATCTATGAACTTCACTTATGATGACAAAGAAAAAGTAAATGGTATTCAAGTGACTGACATGATTACTGATGAACCATATACAATTCATGCTAAAAAAGTCATCAATGCCAGCGGACCTTGGGTAGATGAAGTACGCAGTGCAGACTACTCTAAAAACAATAAACAATTGCGTCTTACTAAAGGTGTGCATATTGTTATTGATCAATCAAAATTCCCGTTACAACAAGCGGTTTACTTTGATACAGAAAAAGATGGACGTATGATTTTTGCGATTCCTCGTGAAGAAAAAGCTTATATCGGTACAACAGATACATTCTATAACAATGACAAAACATCACCGCTTCCAACTCAAGAAGACCGTGATTACTTAATTGATGCAGTGAATTACATGTTCCCTGGATTAGATATCGAAGATAAAGATATTGAATCATCATGGGCAGGTGTAAGACCTTTAATTCTTGAAGAAGGTAAAGACCCATCAGAAATTTCACGTAAAGATGAGATTTGGGAAGGTAAATCCGGCTTGCTTACTATCGCTGGTGGTAAATTAACAGGCTATCGTCACATGGCTAAAGGTATCGTAGACTTAGTTTCTAAACGTCTGCAGCAAGAATATAAATTAAAATTCAAACCATGTGAAACAAAAGAACTTAAAATCTCAGGCGGAGATGTAGGCGGCAGTGCCAACTATGAACAATTCGTTAAAGAAAAAACAGCTGAAGGCGAAGAATATAACTTAGATCATAAAACTGCAGAAGATATTGTAAGACGATATGGTTCAAATGCAGATACGTTATACCAAATCGCATATACAGCACAATATCAAAACTCTGGATTACCAATTGAAATTTATGCGGAACTTGTATATGGCATTCAAAATGAAATGGTTTATAAACCAACAGATTTCTTAATTCGTCGTACAGGTATGTTGTATTTTGATATTGAAGATGTTAAAAAATACAAAGATGCAGTTATTGATGTTATGTCTCAATTGTTGAATTATGATGCAGAGCAACGCGCGCTTTACGTTGAAGAATTAAACGAAGCAATTGAAGAAGCAACACATGGTAATAATCAACCTGCTGAAAAATAA
- the glpK gene encoding glycerol kinase GlpK: MEKEKYILSIDQGTTSSRAILFNKDGEIVTTAQREFTQHFPHNGWVEHDANEIWTSVLSVIATVLNNDNIYPDQIAGIGITNQRETTVVWDKNTGRPIYNAIVWQSRQTQDIIQSLRDQGYEDTFREKTGLVLDPYFSGSKIKWILDNVEGAREKAENGDLLFGTIDSWLVWKLSGKAAHITDYTNASRTLIYNIHTLEWDDELLEILDIPKQMLPEVHESSEIYAKTKDYHFFGHEVPIAGIAGDQQAALFGQACFERGDVKNTYGTGGFMLMNTGKEAVKSDSGLLTTIAFGLNGEVNYALEGSIFVSGSAIQWLRDGLRMINSAPESENYANRIESSEGVYVVPAFVGLGTPYWDPSARGAIFGITRGTEKEHFVRATLESLCYQTRDVIEAMEKDSDIKVENLRVDGGAVKNNFLMQFQADIENIEVERPVIQETTALGAAYLAGLAVGYWESKDEIANRWKLDKAFKPKMPEAEREKLYKGWKKAVEATQVFKLDD; this comes from the coding sequence ACAACATTTCCCGCATAACGGTTGGGTTGAACATGATGCGAATGAAATCTGGACTTCTGTATTATCTGTTATCGCTACGGTATTGAACAATGATAATATTTATCCGGATCAAATTGCTGGTATTGGTATTACAAACCAACGTGAAACAACAGTGGTTTGGGATAAAAATACAGGACGACCGATTTATAACGCAATTGTTTGGCAATCACGTCAAACACAAGATATTATCCAAAGTTTAAGAGACCAAGGGTATGAAGATACTTTCCGTGAAAAAACAGGTCTTGTTTTAGACCCTTACTTCTCTGGTTCTAAAATCAAATGGATTTTAGATAATGTTGAAGGTGCACGTGAGAAAGCTGAAAATGGTGATTTATTGTTCGGTACGATTGATTCTTGGCTAGTTTGGAAATTGTCTGGTAAAGCAGCGCATATTACAGACTATACTAATGCAAGTCGTACATTGATTTACAATATCCATACTTTAGAATGGGATGATGAATTATTAGAAATTCTTGATATCCCTAAGCAAATGTTGCCTGAAGTTCATGAATCAAGCGAGATTTATGCGAAAACTAAAGATTATCATTTCTTTGGTCATGAGGTACCGATTGCAGGTATTGCTGGTGACCAGCAAGCAGCGTTATTCGGACAAGCATGTTTTGAACGCGGCGATGTAAAAAATACGTATGGTACTGGCGGATTCATGTTGATGAATACGGGGAAAGAAGCGGTCAAATCTGACAGCGGTCTTTTAACAACTATCGCATTTGGTTTAAATGGAGAAGTCAATTATGCATTAGAAGGTTCAATTTTTGTCTCAGGTTCAGCAATCCAATGGTTACGTGATGGTTTACGAATGATTAATTCTGCACCTGAATCTGAAAACTATGCAAACCGTATTGAATCTTCAGAAGGTGTTTATGTTGTGCCTGCTTTTGTAGGTTTAGGTACTCCGTATTGGGATCCGAGTGCACGTGGTGCCATCTTCGGTATTACACGCGGTACGGAAAAAGAACATTTTGTACGCGCGACATTAGAATCTTTATGTTATCAAACACGTGATGTTATTGAAGCGATGGAAAAAGATTCAGATATTAAAGTGGAAAATTTACGTGTCGATGGCGGAGCGGTTAAAAATAATTTCTTAATGCAATTCCAAGCGGATATTGAAAATATTGAAGTGGAGCGCCCAGTTATTCAAGAAACAACTGCGTTAGGTGCAGCTTACTTAGCAGGTTTAGCAGTTGGCTATTGGGAAAGCAAAGATGAAATTGCGAACCGTTGGAAGTTAGATAAAGCATTTAAACCGAAAATGCCTGAAGCTGAACGTGAAAAATTGTATAAAGGCTGGAAAAAAGCGGTTGAAGCAACACAAGTATTTAAATTAGACGACTAA
- the hfq gene encoding RNA chaperone Hfq produces the protein MTDKNIQDKISQEFKEGQEELTVFLLNGFQMKGTIVDFDDNVVNLLSQGRNHLIYKHAISTFTQEPSAVEA, from the coding sequence ATGACAGATAAAAACATCCAAGACAAAATTTCACAAGAATTCAAAGAGGGCCAAGAAGAATTAACTGTTTTCTTATTGAATGGGTTCCAAATGAAAGGAACAATTGTAGATTTTGATGACAACGTTGTAAATCTTTTGTCTCAAGGTAGAAATCATTTAATTTATAAACACGCCATCAGCACATTTACACAAGAACCTTCAGCTGTAGAAGCTTAA